From the Nitrospira sp. genome, the window AATCGCCTGTCATCCGGTGAGTGGTGCATGTGCTACCGAGTTTCTTTCCGCCACACGAGCGCTGCTGTGCCGTCATGCTGTTCGCCTAATACAGGAGACGCAGAAAGCGTGTGGCACCGTGGCACTTATGAGATGGTCCAGAATTTTTGACCATACCGAAAAAGTAGGGGAGGCCGGGTGAGTGGCTTCGGCAGCTACGCATCTGAGACACCGCGTCCGGAGACGCCGTGCCAGCTCGGCGCACCGTCGTGTCGCGCAACGCGGCTCGACCGTGCGTCGCCCATCAGGGGGTGTGGCACGCCCGTAGCAACCGCGCCACCGCGGACGGTGTCACGGATGCAGTCGTGTGTGGCCACAGATTCAGAAGATGTGTTGCGCCCCCAGCGTCGGTGAGGGGCGCAACACGATGTTGAGAAGAGGTCGGTGTGTGAGTCCACTCTGTGAGGCCGTTCCTACATCGGACAGGTCTTCAGAGAGAGTCGCGGAGGAGCTGAAAGGAAAAGAGCGGATGGCAACACACTGTTCATCAGTAACATGCTTCACGAGAAAGCACGGTTGGCTTTCTCCAATAGTACCTTTACGGGTGGAGTCTGATCATGACGACAGCACGAGAGACGATTCTTGTGACGTAAGACGGAGACGCAGGCCACAGGACGATCTCATCCCACGTCTGAGTATCGCCAACCTGCTGCGACAATGGGATACGGTTGCGACCTGTTTCACGAAGCACGTTACAAACTGGTCCAGGCGCACGTGATCGTGTATGCTGTGCACCTTTGGTTTCGCAGATTTCTTGATGGTACGTGAAGGTCTTCAGGTTAGGTCAGCACCGGCATTTATACCAAGTTTACCAATTTATACTTGAAATCAGGTATAACCAGGTATAAATTCCTATACATGGACCCCATCAAAAATCCCTTTTCACCCGGGGCTGGATCGCCTCCCCCTGAACTGGTAGGGCGTGACCCAATCCTCGAACAAGCACGCATTCTCCTGGGTCGCATCAAGGCGAAGCGGCCTGAAAAAAGTATGCTGCTCACCGGGTTGCGGGGAGTCGGCAAGACGGTGTTGCTGAACGAAATCGAGCGACTAGCCAAAGCAGACGGATATCGGACACTTTCCATTGAGGCACACGAGGACAAGCCACTTGGGCCACTGATTGCGCCACATCTGCGAACCCTGCTGTACGATCTGAATCGAGTGACTGGAGCAGGGAATAAGGTCAAACGAGGGTTAGCCGTGCTCCGGAGTTTTGTGAGCGCACTGAAGGTCACGGTCGGGGATGTGAGTGTCGGCCTGGATATTGAGCCCGAGAAAGGCACGGCTGATAGCGGTGACCTGGAGATTGATCTTCCGAACCTCTTTGTCGCCGTCGCCGAAGCGGCCGAGGAACGGGCGAGCGCCGTCGCGGTTCTCATCGATGAACTGCAGTACTTCAACCCAACGGAACTGGCTGCAGTCATCATGGCGATGCACAAGGTACAGCAACGGCAACTCCCGCTAGTGTTGCTGGGAGCCGGTCTCTCCATCCTCCCGGGCCTGGCCGGGGAGTCGAAATCCTATGCCGAGCGGCTCTTCAGCTTCCCGGATATTGGCGCCCTGTCAGAGGATGACACGGCAAAGGCACTCCAAGAGCCAGCTCGCGCCGCAGGGGTCTCATTCGAGCCGAAAGCCCTGAAGGAAGTGTTTCGACTCACGAAGGGGTACCCGTACTTTCTTCAGGAGTGGGGCTACCAGGCGTGGAATCTCGCGACGTCGAGTCCAATCAGTCTGGAGGTCGTCAAGAACGCGACGACGACGGTCATGCCGCGACTGGACAAAAACTTTTTCCGCGTGCGCTTTGACCGGCTCACGCCGAGTGAAAAGAATTTCTTACGAGCCATGGCCGAACTCGGGCCTGGGGCTCATCGCACGGGCGACATCGCCGATATCTTGAAAGTGAAGGTCACGAGTCTCGGGCCGGTCCGCGCGAAATTGATCAGGAAAGGGATGGTCTTCAGTCCGGCACATGGCGACATGGCCTTCACGGTGCCCTTGTTCGATGAGTTTATGATGCGAGCGATGCCCGCCTTCAGACCGTGAGGCAGAACGGCATCCCCCACTCGGTTTGCGTCTCATTGAGTCCTGCGCCCTCCACCTCATGTGACCTTGTACGGAAGTGCCAGTTGTCACCAGAGCGAGGAGCTGGACGACCTCCTGCGAGTCTTTCACCTCTACCTCACCCACGGAGAGGAGAGAGGGTTGGCGACTGGTAACCGCCATGATCGGGAGATCGGGGTGGGCCTGATGATAGGCCGGGCTGCTGACCACGACGGCGGGGCGGCGTTTGATGGCGGACTGGTCCGTGAAGGGAAAGGGACTCAGACCACATCCCCAACGTCAGAACCGGTCATAGTCGGCGTCAGCGGGGTTGTCCCAAACCCGTGCGAAGGCGGCGGTGGCGAGGTCGCCGGCGGCCTGCGTCAGACTCCGCGTTTCGGCCTGACGGTGGGCAAGAAAATCCACGAAGTCTTCCACCTCGGCTACACGTTCTGGAGGAAGATGCCGAAGTTTCTGAAGAATCGTCTGTTCATACGCCGTTGTCATCTGTGTCGCTCCAACTAGGCGTCAGCCTACAGATCCCAGTCCCAAAGATCAATTCTTCCTCCCTTGCGCGCTAGACCCGCCGAGTCAGTGCTTTGACGATCCCGTTAGTACTGCGTTTTGCACATATTTGACGGATTTTATGAGGTGGGGGAAGAGCCTAGGATCTCTTTCTTCTTTCCTTTCTTCTTATCCTTTTTTAAGAGGTTGGCGGGATATGGCTTTTGCCCGTAGTTGTCTTACATTATGGGTTTGTTGTATTGTTGTTTCCATGCTCTTAGCGCTCCCGATCCTGGGCTACTCAGGACTCTCTCCGATGCCCAGATTCCGACACCGGTGGGTGAGGAGGGCAGGGTGTTGTTTCAACTGAGGTTGGTGTAGGTGAGCTGATGGGGCAGACGGTAGAACGGATGACCACAGTCACGGTGGATCTGGGGTAACTGAAAGCACCCTGGCAGGCCTGGTGTCAGGCCCACGGGATCACCCCGAGCCATGCCCTGCGGAACGCCCTTTGACAGGCCATGGACCGGAGAGCGACACGGGCTCCTCTGCCTAGGAGTCGCGTCTCGCCCAAGCAAGAACGAGCGATCGCTCGCATGGAAGTGCATCTCACGACATCGGAATTAGCGGCCTTGAAGCGGATGGCCAGTCACGAAGGCTATGTGCCGACGAAATGGGTGGTGGCGATGATCCGCACCAAGTTGACCGGACAGCCGCAGGTCGGACAGCCTGAATTGGAGACATTGGCCCGCTCGAATCAGCAACTCCTCGCCTTGAGACGAAACTTGAACCAGATTGCGAAAGTCCTAAATACTGCCCCTCAGAACCGGACCGCTTTTCGAGTCGAGGTCATCACCGAACTCTCGCGCGTGATCCAGGCCCATACGAAGAAGGTGTCCGATGTCTTACGCGGGACCGTGGAGCACTGGCATCTCCAATGACCCCACCAACCAGCCAGATCGACGAGAAATATCGAGCGAGGAGTTCTGCTCACGACTGGATTCCTTCTTTAGCCAACTGCCAACGGACTATCGCTACGCGGTTGAAATCCGGAATGCAGGTTTGCTGGGTCCGGACTATCGGAAAGTCCTGGAGCATCATGGTGTCGCCCATGTATACAACCACTGGTCCTACATGCCGTCGTTACGTGAGCAGCATGAACGGATGGAGGAGCATTTCACGGCGCCGTTTACAGTCCTGCGCCTCCTGGCGCCGCTCAAGATGTCCTATGAATCGGCGAAGAAACGAGCGGAGCCGTACACAAAGATAGTGGAAGAACTTCCAGAGATGCGGCGAGACACCGTGGACCTGGTGAAGAAGGCGGTGGGAGAGCTACGAAAGGCGTATATTTTGGTGAATAACCGCAGCGAAGGGAATGCACCTTTGACGATTCAAGCTCTACGGAATGCGTTGCAGGCCGCGGAGACGTGAGCGTTGCCTATTTACATTTGGCTTGTCTTGCCAGCGGAAATAGGAGCTGATCGCAGACCGTCGTCATTAGAGGGCTGGTAACCTGGCATGAGGTGGCCGCCTAGCCCCTGGCTTGTCCTACGCTCCTATTCTGATTTGGATTACCCTGTATCTGATTGGATCCATCTCCTGTATCCATTTTGATACCTCGTTTGTTCTCGGATCGGTATCTGAGCCTTCATCGTTGTGAGGGCGTGAGATGGAGATTCCTCTACCCAACGCGAAAGATTCTCATAAGCAAGGGTATCTATCACATCAACGCTATAGGGACTGTTTGTTAAGTGGTGCCTATCTCATCGTAGTACCAGTGAGCATACAACTTGCTACGGTTGCTTCTATGTATGATTGAGCATAAGGTCAATCAAAAGGATGAACCCTGAACTTAATCAATAGCCCTCATCCAAAAAAATCGAGTGTAAATCAAGAAACCAACATGGATAAGAAGCTTAAATCTATCCTTGCACTTGGACAGCTTCAGGCGGAGACCTACACGCTGTTTGGTCATGCTGAGAATGTGAAAGCAACAGGTGAATATACGACGGCTCATGCAATCTACCAAAAGTACCTCGCACACAGCCGCAGCTATCTGCAGGCGCAGATCGAGTTCAACTGCAGGTTCCCTGAGATTCCGTTCGACATCACTCCGACTGCCCAGACACTTGTCAATGGATTGATGGTGGACGCTGACCTTGCACAATCACTCGGCGAGCGCGAGCAGGCTGCCAGTCTTCGTGCCGAAGCACTAGAAGTATCGCAAGCGCACCTCGGGCGCAGAGGAACTGCGGAAACGGAGCGTTCACGAGCGGCTGCCCTTACGCTCGAGGGCAGATTCAACGAGGCTATCGTGGCACTCATGGGGGCACGCGATGTCGTCATGAGCACTGGAGACAACCTTGCACTGGCCCGAGTGACAATCGATCTCGCAGATGTTCTGCAGTGGCTCGGCGATCTTCAGAGAGCCAGCGAGGAGATTGACCACGCGGCGTCGATTATCGCACCGCTCGTTGGCGATAGCGAGCCGACCCAGCAGGACATTATTTCTGGCGCCTTGTCATCGGCTCAG encodes:
- a CDS encoding ATP-binding protein, whose protein sequence is MDPIKNPFSPGAGSPPPELVGRDPILEQARILLGRIKAKRPEKSMLLTGLRGVGKTVLLNEIERLAKADGYRTLSIEAHEDKPLGPLIAPHLRTLLYDLNRVTGAGNKVKRGLAVLRSFVSALKVTVGDVSVGLDIEPEKGTADSGDLEIDLPNLFVAVAEAAEERASAVAVLIDELQYFNPTELAAVIMAMHKVQQRQLPLVLLGAGLSILPGLAGESKSYAERLFSFPDIGALSEDDTAKALQEPARAAGVSFEPKALKEVFRLTKGYPYFLQEWGYQAWNLATSSPISLEVVKNATTTVMPRLDKNFFRVRFDRLTPSEKNFLRAMAELGPGAHRTGDIADILKVKVTSLGPVRAKLIRKGMVFSPAHGDMAFTVPLFDEFMMRAMPAFRP
- a CDS encoding DUF2281 domain-containing protein, encoding MTTAYEQTILQKLRHLPPERVAEVEDFVDFLAHRQAETRSLTQAAGDLATAAFARVWDNPADADYDRF
- a CDS encoding DUF72 domain-containing protein, which produces MSYAGPWSTGISNDPTNQPDRREISSEEFCSRLDSFFSQLPTDYRYAVEIRNAGLLGPDYRKVLEHHGVAHVYNHWSYMPSLREQHERMEEHFTAPFTVLRLLAPLKMSYESAKKRAEPYTKIVEELPEMRRDTVDLVKKAVGELRKAYILVNNRSEGNAPLTIQALRNALQAAET